From Coffea arabica cultivar ET-39 chromosome 9c, Coffea Arabica ET-39 HiFi, whole genome shotgun sequence, one genomic window encodes:
- the LOC140014433 gene encoding uncharacterized mitochondrial protein AtMg00310-like gives MQHRKEVKQSKCLGLPVVIGRSKRQVFDYVREKVISRITNWKEKLLSQAGKEVLLRSVVLALPTYVMSSCKLPTMLCKDICREAANFWWGQSGDEGKIHWIEWRRQTEVKTRGGLGFRDLEESNEALLAMQLRRILTRPNLLLSKILGGKYFKGKTIWETNLKNGDSWCWRSILSAKELLQKRIRNRVGDGKTIDIWKDKWLADSTDGKMSSGHTHNTEFQCVSELIRNGEWDEDTLGRIFDEEDRKSIKKIPISLFESKDGLY, from the coding sequence ATGCAGCACAGGAAGGAAGTCAAGCAGAGTAAATGCTTGGGACTCCCAGTGGTGATTGGGAGATCGAAAAGGCAAGTATTCGATTATGTCAGGGAAAAAGTCATTAGTAGAATCACCAATTGGAAAGAAAAACTGTTGAGTCAAGCTGGCAAGGAAGTTCTTCTCAGATCAGTAGTGCTTGCTCTTCCCACTTATGTAATGTCTTCCTGTAAGCTGCCTACAATGCTTTGTAAAGATATATGTAGGGAAGCGGCAAATTTTTGGTGGGGCCAGAGTGGAGATGAAGGAAAAATACACTGGATAGAATGGAGAAGGCAGACAGAAGTGAAAACTAGAGGTGGTCTGGGCTTCAGGGATTTAGAAGAATCCAATGAGGCACTACTAGCAATGCAGCTAAGGAGAATACTGACAAGACCCAATTTATTGCTGAGTAAGATATTAGGAGGGAAATACTTCAAGGGGAAAACAATATGGGAAACGAATCTAAAGAATGGGGATTCATGGTGCTGGAGGAGcattttaagtgcaaaagaacTACTGCAGAAAAGAATAAGGAACAGAGTAGGTGATGGCAAAACTATTGATATTTGGAAGGACAAGTGGCTAGCAGATTCAACTGATGGAAAAATGAGTAGTGGACACACCCATAACACAGAGTTTCAATGTGTAAGTGAGTTAATCAGGAATGGGGAATGGGATGAAGATACTCTTGGCAGAATCTTTGATGAGGAGGATAGGAAGAGCATTAAAAAGATTCCAATCAGTCTATTTGAGTCAAAGGATGGACTATACTGA